Genomic window (Psilocybe cubensis strain MGC-MH-2018 chromosome 1, whole genome shotgun sequence):
GCAAAACCACAGCGATGCCAGTCCAGTCTAAGAATCCACCCATACTGCCCACATACTTACTTACAACCTCAATTCATAGCTGTATCACCTGTGAAACGCACAGAGTTCCAGATATTCGCAATCGGTAGGATACAAAAACCGATATTATTCAAGTTGGCGACAAGacctttttcttgaaaaaTTCGACCGACTAAACGACAACCGGCTTTGCACGCAGCGGATGTAGTGATTGATTAAAATAGATTTGCAACAATAAGATTTAGAAGCTGTAATTTTCACATGTTTCGTTCATTCTCAAATCTCCAGGTATGCGCGTGAGAGACTGGCTGTCAAATTGAGTGCGTTGATGGAGAATCATCGGTTCCTGTACATCGGCCACTGCTCGACAGGAGAATAGAAAGTACATCGATAAAGTTTTGGATACCACATTGGAGTGTCTCGCATTCTGATACGTGACGGGCGCTGGATGGTAGCCATGTAGCGAAGATAATTGTAGATCCGTTGGATGCACCATCACGGTATTTGGAAAATCACAACTGGCATATTTCGCCTTCGTTAATACATCTATGTATACTTGACTCGTATCAAAGTTCGAACTACCGGGGCCTTGGCCCAAAACTAATGCAAGTGTCCACCTCCATTCAAGGCATTGTTCTATCAAGTGCTGTGTGTATTTGGATGTCCTGAATGGGAGACTGCGCTGTCCATGTGGCGAGTCATATACTCTCACAGATGTTCGTTCAGCTTGCTCTATGCATCATTAGTGATGACAAAAAGTGATAAAAGAACACTCAACAGACCATTCTTTGTTCAGATTAAGTCATGAAACGTAGAACAGACCCAGTAGTGATCCAATGTTAGATGAAATATACTATAATTTAATGTATTTGGGTAATACAATGGACGGTAAATTACTGTGAAATACGGTTACAACAGAGACTACAGTACAAAATGAGGAGCTCTACTCCAAAAAAATCTACAATGATTtcattcaaaaaaatttgatGCGGAGGAATGTGTATCAGAATAATTGTGCAACTTGGGaattgtaaaaaaaaattggaCGTAAGGACAGAGCGCGACCCGCAATGCTGGGGTCGGTCGGAATTGATCAAGAAAGAGGTCGTAGAAGTAGTAAAAATCACCAGAGCAAACGATCCATTTCCCGCTCTCTTCTAAGATGCGAGACAGTCATCTCCGCGTCCGCCAGAAGAGGGAAAACCTGGCCATCTCCATTCTTGTCCAAGGAAAGCGCACGCTGTTCATCTCCCATCATCCACACCCGTGCATGAATATTAAATGCACGCGTCTCGCGCTTCTCGAACAGCCTTGTGGGGATGGGTATCCAGAACTGGAGATACCACCCTCTCACAGAGGCCGCTCCACCGTATTCATTGTATCCCAATAACGCATTCAACCCATCTCTCCTATGCACACGTGTACGACCGTTACGCTCAATGCCTGGTTTGGTGTATGTGCGCGTCCATTTCCCGTCGAGCGTTATTCCACTTTGGCTGATCCCTTTACCGGATTGTGGTCGGTCACTGGAGATGAGATCATCATTGGCTGTTCCAGTCTTGCACCCTGAGTAGTAAGTCGCGTACTCGTGCTGCGGATCGTTTCGCGACATGGGTGAGGCAAATGGAATGTCTTCGCATCGGATATCAATGAGTGATACGTCGGGGAGAGAGAGGGGTTTTCCAGACCACCTCTGTGGGTCTTTTGCCATGATACAAAGCATCACGGGGAAAGCAACGTTGGAGCTGTATAGGAGGCTCATCGGTAATTCATTCTTTTAGCCTAAAATATCGACTCACTTATCACCCATGTCCCAAACTTCAAAATGGGATGTCTGAGGGAAGACGATGGATAGCTCACAATCAGCTGCCCCGAGGTGCATGCATCCCCATGCATCTTGCTTTGAGGCTGAAGGGTTGGCAACTTTTGTCGGTTTAGCGCTTTGAATAACTTTCACCGGAAGCATCGGGACCGTTGCTGACGGAGTTCCCAAAGGGTGCTGGGGCTCGCGATTTTGGCACAGTGTACGTAGTGGGAGAGGATCAGGGAGACCCGTCAGTTTCCTGTCAAGGGAGTTGTGGGCACCAGGATCATCGGAACCCAGAGACAAGTTGGGCTTGAGCATAGCAGACGGCCGATTAATTGTCCTTACGCCGCTCTCACTACGCGATCGAGCCAGTGTTTTTGCCTTCTTGACGCCCATATTTTCCATCACCACTTTGGAATGTCTATTGAGCGGAAACGGTATTTCATTTTCGAGTAATTCATCGTCTTCGATTGGCGCTGAGAATGGCGGAGCATTATTTGAGGGTAAGGTAGTATCAATCGTAGATCCAGAGCTGGAAGCTGCACTCCCAGGAGAGCTGGGTAGGGGTGGTAGATAGTCCATATCCCAGCAAGATAGGTCATCCGAGACGTCAATAGATAGATACGGTGTCGTGTATGTCGCGGCTCCAGTGGCGGTAACGTGGTGGGTCTGGTCTACATTGAGGTCCTTTAACGCTGGCTTGGATACTGAGACCTTCTCTTTAGTGTCGACGGAGTTCTCGACAGTAGGCTTGCGTGGTCCTTTCTCGAATACACCAAAGTCCAAGAAGATGACAGAAGAAGGGAGGAATGATTTTAATTTGTGTTTGATGGCGCCAGCGCTGTTAATAGTCAAAAGAGTTGTTTCATGACTCCCCTCATCGGTGGAATTTTTAGATATTGAGAATCGTGAGCGGATGGTTTCGACGGAGGTGGTACGTCGGTGAACAATATCTTTATTTCCCTGATCTGACGAGGAGTGACTCCGGTGAGTGAAAACGGCTGACTCGGCGGACCGTATCCGCCGCGGACCTGAAATCCTCCGACCGGATTGCGCTTGTGCTGAATTTGGAGGCATAGTAGCATTTTCCCGgaacgatgatgatgatccAGTTGTGCATGTATCCCGGGTAGGCTGATATACCGATGAGTCCTCCATATCCATGACGAGCATGTGTAGTGGTTATAGAGATTAAATGCTGAAATCTATATGAAAGGGATAAAGGAAcgacaaagaaaaacaaaaggagTGAATAGGATAAGgttaaaaaagaaaggaaattTTATTTTGAAAGGAGTGTGGGTGAGGAGTATGATGGTCAACAGAATGCGTTACCGACCATAAGCCTTGTTGGTGATCGACTGAGTACAAGAGTTTTTGGGTATAATAAAAGTTGGGGTTGGTCAAGGGAAAGACAGGGCGCCCTTATGACGAAGCCAGCGCTGCCTGGCATAATAAAGACTAAGAAAATATTCTTAAGCCTGTCTTGACTTGTTGATCTCGGGGATGAACACCTACCGATTGGGGCCACTCCGCTAGGTGCCTGTGCTAAATTCTAACCTGGACTTCAAAACATTTCAGTCATTGCTTACTCTTGAATAACATGCAGTGTAAGGACCGCAAATTCAATTCGTCAGCAACGAGGAGGAAAGTAGTAGAGATATACGTGAGCATTTACTTCACGGGGGATAGAGGTTGAGGTTCATTCTCGGTCGGTCAAGTCGGAAGTCATTCATGTCCATTGCAACTTGCAACGTGCCCGGTTGCACATGGAGCGGAGCGTGAGAACAattgtctaaaaataaatcaatCAGGGACACACCTGATATCCTTCAAAATATCATATAAAATTGCCTttgaaaaagtaaaaaataagtaattcAAGAGTCAgagttgaagcttgaagcagTACTTACAAGGATGTACTACAAATTAAACAAAGACTCAGGATACTAAGACAATTTAATCAACTATTGTGCCGGATCAAATTGCGCCTCTCAACGGCGCCGCTGTTTGCCGGAATTAAAGTCACCGAATCTGGCCCACTTTGAACGATTATTCTCAATCTTCAACTCAACTTGAACTCATTACTCAACTTGCACCTACGTTTTCGACCGCGTTTAGCTTCGACGGCTCAATATTAATGTTTTATTGATACCAGCAACTCCTTTGACGAATTTAACCTCGCCTTCTCACCTCCTCTTGTTAGCATAATCCACTAGTACTTCAAGCTCGTGTAGTACTTCTTCAGCATCTGATTTCTGGCGTTCAAAAACGAAAAAGGACCTCTGTGAAGCTGGATATTTGGCCCTCCTTGTACACGCGTGCTTTAAAAGCAGACAACTACTCATGTGCGTAAAGAAGGGGTCTTCGTTGAAAGTCGTGTTGCCAGACCACTGTGCCTTTAATCATCTCCCTGGATACAATTTAGAGTTCCAGTGCGCAAACCGCTCGTTCACGCTCGTTTGCATTACAAAGTACCACTCTATTGGGGATTCAGACCTGTACACTGCTTGTTACAGTACAAAAATGCTCTTCTTCTCGACCCTGCAGTACGGAAGCGGGCATTATCCCTGGCGACAGGATCATGCCTCGCTCGCATCCATAATACTGGGTTCAGTCAAGACTTGCTCTAGATCGGACGACGTTGACtccattttttctttctatctTCCTGCGAGGACCTTTTGCAACGTTGTGTTTTGTTATACAACTTTCCGCTTTTCCCCAGAGTAAGCTGGACGATCATTGCTTCTGGTTTAAAGCACTTGTGGGGAATTTATGCCCTTTCACAACTCCAGAACCCATGCGTCGGTCCGTTCCTTGAAATTGGCTTGGCCAACCTTTTAGCCGTGTCTCCAACGTTGGTAAACACTTCCTCAATTTTAAATTGATATTTGTCGTCATCTCTACCTACATTTCATCGTGCCAAGCACAGGGGTTCGAATATCTATAAAACTTGCGAACCAGAACGATTCACGTTCGTTTTCATCCTTTTCTTTTGACCGGCCTGGCATCGTTGTTTTTTTGACCTGGTGTCTTTTTTGAGTCGACCTCActtcgtttcgtttcgtttcgtttcttcttcagtTAATTCGTTCTTTTTTCTAAACATTTTTCTTTGGGATACTTTTGAATCACTTCTCCAATGGCACGCTTCCCTACTTCCTTGGTCTCTTTCCTCATTCTCGCTTGTGCATTCCAAGCCAATGCTGGTACGCTCCTATCTATATTTAACATCTACTTTACACTTAAAGCAATATTTAGCTCCTCTTCAGGGTCGTGGTGCAGGCAAAGCAGGCTCTGTTAACGCATGTACCTCAGCACAAACTTCGCTCGTTACCCAAATCAAGTCAGCCAATGATGCTCTCATCAAAACTGCCAACTCTTCCCCTAAGTAGGTCTGATTGCTACTGCGCAGATACCACCTTTACAATTTCTTGACAACAGGGATGTTGCTCTGATCGAATCCCTGACCGCCATCCAGAAAGGATTGAAGGAGTCTTTGAGTGGAGTTAATAACGTCGCCGATTCTCTCTCCAAGGGCAGCACTCCTTCTCTCACCAGCTTCAGTTTGATTGCTAGTGGACTGGACAATGCCAGGACTGCCCTGTCCGGCACCAAAGCGTAAGCCAGTCATTGACTCATCGCATCGCATTCTTATATTTTTCTGATTTGCATTTACACAGTGTTGATGCAAGTAAAGCCACACAGCTCCTCAAATCTGTCCAGGATAAGATCAACAAGGCCCTCGCTGCTGGAACGAAAGTTGTCGAGGCATGCGGGACATCCAGTGTTACCACCACCCTCGCCATCGAGTCCAAATCCGCATCGGAGACCGCGACCGCCGTTGAAAGCGCCAGTACCACCGAGAGTGTTTCCGCGTCCACGATGAGTACCGATCACGCTTCCGCCACAACCACAGCTGCCGCCGAGTCTGCCTCTGTCACGGAGTCGGCGTCCGCTTCGACTACTTCGGATGCCGCTGCTACAACGACTGCTATTGAGTCTGTCACGGAGTCGGCGTCCGCTTCGACTACTTCGGATGCCGCTGCTACAACGACTGCTGTTATGTCTGAGGTGGTGACGTCTTCCTCGAGTGCTGCGGAGACCTCCTCAACTGCCGCCGCTGCAACAGACACATGCCCTCCTCAAGTGGTAAGCTCTTTGTCTTGTTATGCCTCCTGCGATCAGTCGTTTAAATGCCCTTTTTCCTCAGACCGTCACACAAGCTGGTGCTGCTGTAACCAAGACCATTACCAAAGCTGCTATCCAGACGAAGACCGTGATTAAAGCTGGCGCCGCCGGCAAAGTGAGTGATTCACCTTTCGTTCTTGCATCTGCATACTTATTCACCATCAACAGCAGAAGACTGTTACTGTTACCGCCGCCGCTGTTGTAAGCACAATTTCTCGTCTTGGTTGTATGATTCTTACAATTCGCCTCAGACCGTCACCGTCACTGCCGATGCCACTGCCACAGAATCTGCGAGTGTATCTGAGGCTGCTTCCACTACGGAGACATCTACATCTGCTGCTGCGACCGAAACCAAGAAGAAGGTCCTCCTCGAGAAGCCCAAAGTCGCCGAGAAAGCCAAGGGCCCCAAACGCGTAGAAGACAAGGGCCCCAAACGTGCGGACGACAAGAAGAAGGGCAGGAAGTCGTCGACCTCCGAGGCAGCTACCAGCACGGTCGAGACTGCTACCGCCACCGCTTCTGAGACCGCCGCATCAGAGACTGCCACCGCCAGCGAATCATCGACAGTCAGCGCTTCCGAGACTTCAAGCGTCGCTGAGACCGCTGTAAGCACCTCCGCTGCTGCCACGTCGACTACCGCCGCTTCGCAGGAAACCGGTCGACCCGACCATCCTGGAACCAACGACGACCTCCCCACCGTCGGCAAACGCTTCTTTGACTACATTGTCAAGCACCCTGCGCGCAGTGCCACGAACTAGGATTCCCATTCTTCTCTTTGCCTAGCGAGAGGATGGAGATGAAGTTGGttcgaatttttttttaatacAAAGGACTTAATTAGCCACACTCCTTGCGCACGATGACGCTCGATGCGTTGGCCCTCTTCCGGAGTTCTGCTTTTTTGCGTCTTTCACACAGATCCctttttattttgttttggtGCCTTTTCGAATTGATACGTatggaagaaaggaagaagtGAGGTCGGGCTGTTTTGAATGGACTTTTTTTTGGACAATTAGCATTTAAAACAGCGCCTTTTAGTCGGTCGTTTAGAATTTATGGATGTTTTACATACATGTCAGAGTGTGACCACTACGCACCAAAGGGTAAGGTGTGTCTTGAGGGTGTTGTCGTAAGTGTTTCGGGCCAGTAGTAAGATGCCGCTGGAGGACGGCAtgtttttgctttttgaCATTATTGCTTGTGTGCTGAGACCAATCTTATTCGCGCTAGCAGCTTTGAAAACTGAGTTTTGTATCGGGCTTGATATAAGACCATGCCTTTGAAGTGAATGGTATTAGGTGCTAGAAGATATTCTAAATTATAAATATTAGTCCGGTTGTGCCGCCTGTGCATGTTGTCAGAATTGAACACCGGGTTGACAGGGTGCAGGTAAACATACCACACTGCCTGCTCTCAACCCAAAGATTCATAATCCTTGAGAACTGCTCCTGCATCCTTTTTCGAGTGATCACGGATAAGCTGGAAGGTATATTTCGAGTCGCTCTCGTCATCCACGTTTTCCGGAATCAAATCGATAAGGTTTTCCAAGGCCTCCCGCATAATGTCAAAGATGTAATTTGATGTACTCGCGATGGAATCATGGTCAAGATCTTGAAATGCAAGGTGGATTTGTTCCGCTGCGGTACGCATAATCCGATGAGCTTCGACTTCCGTCTCGCCTGCCTTGATCATACGAGACAAATCCTTGAACAAATCGTCGACTTCCTCCTGAGGGATACGAGCAAATGCTTGGTAAAGCTTCTTGAAGTATATCAGAGTCTCTGCGGAATCCTCCAGGTTGATATTACTGTAGGACATATCCGCTCGCTGGAGATATATGACGTTGACCAAAAGTCCAAGTGTAATTTCACCCTCTTCAACAAGGTCATACATCGTAGCCAGCGTCAATATATTGAATAAAACGAGGGTGCCTACACCACACATCAGTCTCTATAACAGTTTCTAGTGGTACCTGCTACACACCGATGGTGGCACCCATTAACCGAGACCTGGGCTTTCCATCTGCTCTAAACCGAAGTTTGGCGAGCAAACTCCCTCCTCTTTGTTGATATAATTGTGGTCTGGGCAGTGATGAGTGCAATGAACGTCTCGGTATCTGGGGTCCTTGTCGGATGAGAGTGGCTGGCCGACGCACTATTGCCCTCCAGGCGAGCATGGAATGGGGAGAAGAGTTCAGAAGTGTTGTGAGGAGGCGGTGTGGAAATGGGCAGAAACATCATATATTATGTAATATCATTCGGCACTTGTTCGGCAAGAACGATTTCTCACGCAAACAGACATCAGCGCCAGCGTTTCTCGTACTTGTCATTAACATTCGCTCACATTCTTTCCTTGTCACAACTACTTTACTCGTTACACGTCGATTTGAGGTCGAAATTCTAGTCAAATTTTCCTGCAAAATGAATGCGGGTGCCTCGCAGGGCAAGAAATTTCTCAATCGGAAAAGACTCTCAGGTGCattgtccggtttcgcggatttcaGAGCCAAgttctcgcggatttgagggccaaaatGGGGGTCGAAGGCGGACAAAGCTTGTCGGGGCTTTTGTGTGGGTCAGCAAATTTTATTGCTGCAACTACTATGTCACATCGTCGTGCCATGGGATGCCATGAGCCACGCGGAATTCGGTCCACTCAGACCATTTCTCTTCTGCTATTTCGTATGCCGGCTCCCAATCCACGCACGTATGTGTTGCCCCAAATCTCTCTGCAGTGAAATTTCGCTTCGTAAAGTCGCCAGGTTCAAGCGTCGCATCCGCAGAACAAAGCGTATACTGCCGAAGGTAATTGAAGCAGTGCAAAATATGGTGCTGTCGTGGTAGGGTAAAGTTGttccatcctttttctatcaCATTTCGAATAGCCCTCAGGCAATGAAGTTCGTGAAACATGGCGACTGCGAACATCCTTTTCTCCTTTCCTAGTCGAATATGGCCGTCTCCTACGGACGCCGTCCACAACCACTCTTGCTCCGACTCGGGTGCAACGAGGTCGAAATGCACGCTCTCCTGTACGACCATCTTTACAAGTTTTTCTTCGATTGGAAGGCGCTTTGGATGGTCACCTCCGATAAATGCTGCAAAGGGTTAGTGAAGACGGTGGATGGTGAAAAGGGAGGCTTACAATACGAATCCAGAGGCCTTATTACATGGCTCCTTCTGGCGTGAGCCTTTACAGCGACAAGATTCTTGACGCTTTTTGCGAATTCAACCAATGACCACGTCAAATACAGCGAAGATGCAGCCAAGAGTGTAATGCCCAAGAGTAGCGCTCGATGTCGTTTACCACTGTGTAGCATCGCGTGCTAGAAGGGCTGCTGTTTTTTTCGGACATTAGTTTGTCTCGAGCTCATTTGAATTGTGCAGACCTCAGAGCTTTTTGGAGAAATGGATAAATTCAAAACAATTCCCTTGAGCTAACATGTTCACAGGGACCTCTATCACCTCGGTAAACATTCTACCGAAGTGTTGATGTTGTCAAAATATATCCCATTAGGGCGCAAATGTGCCAGCCGCCCCATCCCCGTTTCTCCAGCTCTAAAGGCGTAAACAAGCAGTGCTAACACCGACGTGCGACACCCAGGGGAGTAGGTCGGGCTCGGACTCTTTTGAAACGACAAGTTCCCGCCAACCAAAATTTTGGGTCCAAGTTGCAAATTTTCATCGAGTTGCCGCCAATGTCTGTTTTTCTTCAAGGTTGCGCAAGTGGTCTCTGTTCCTATTTTTAGCCTCGTCGTCGGCTGATCGTCCTAGTTTGCTTTTCTGGAGGAGACGGCAGTACGATTGTTCACCGACGTTATGCATCAACATCACTTGATTTCACGGCAAAAAGAATTGGGTGCAATAGGGAGATATCGTTGATGAAGCTGAGTCTTGAGAGATTGGCCATCCTGCCGGCAGGCGTGCATAGCGCATAGTACGTTTGAGTTGATATCCAAATCGGGGTTTCAAAAAGCGACTTACTTGCGACTCGAGAGGGAAGAACGGAAGAGCCTTGGCTATTATGACTTCATGTCCAAGGTTTACGATGAAGCAcaaatatatttcaattccaaggtGTGAAAACACTTATTGAATAACAAGCATTCAATTCGAAGACGGATATggattctgtttctttttcagTACATCGATGAGATACCTGCATTCGTCGCAAGTCTATTAGGCACTACAGTACGTCAGGAATGTCAATGTTGAATGTCTCCTACATATTGATATTCTTCTAGGTACAATAAATTCCTGTGGCTTCAAGCAGAAGATGTATTAAGGGCACTCTCTATCTGTCCTTGATAGACATTCTAAATCTAAACCATTTTTCTTATTCTTCTAGGCCTAGATCCCTGGGACTCCCTttcaacatgcgccaccaGCGATGAGAATGTGTGTTCGAACATACTGAATCAGGATGTGTATTCAATCTTCAATTATTCTGGGCTTATCGTCAAGATTCGTGTCTATACTAGTCTTGGATATAAATTTAAAGGGTCGACGATAATGTCTTTTTTCCGGGGGGAATGGCCTATTCATGTCTTAAAGCTATAGATTCCGGTCCCGAGCCAATATGGTGCAGTTAATTGTTCAATGGCATTGTCACAGCCACCCTGAATTTGACATGAGGGGTGGCGGGAAGTGAACGGGGAGCGGATTCGGGAGCAAGAGCATTATCAACACGTCAAAGAGCACAGTAGTATCAGGCACATACAATATTTCTACATAACGATTTTACAAATACACACATTAATACAAAAAAATTGTGTATAATATTATTATCACCCTGGTGGATACGGTCGGGAATTTTTTGGGACAGCGGCTGCGCAAGTGAATGGAGATTAGATGTACTTCACATTGGTCAAGGTGCGAAATGCTTAGATGACGAGTGTTCTAGAATTGTTTGAGAGGATCGGTTTTGGCCCAAGAAAGCCACAGAATGAAGTGGTGATGGGATGGTTGTGACGTCGGGCGGGAGAAAGGTGAGAGGTGTCCGGATTTGTGTACCATCCTCACTCCATGCCCTGCCATTTACAACCCGTAATATGATCAGAAGGGGTGCGATGCCCTGGTGAAAGTAAGTCAGTGATGAGGAAGGGTTGATAGCAGCAACACTGGACGTACGCTCATCTTCGACCATAGTTGGCCAAATAGAATACCCGTTCCATATTCCAGGGAAAAGGGTATGAGATACATGATTCCCAGCAGACTGTAGGGAGCGGCGGACTCGATAAGGATGGCCGCTGCACCCCCGTAGATTTGCCCGTTCTCTTTCCCGAGTGTTTTT
Coding sequences:
- a CDS encoding Oxidase ustYa, with product MLHSGKRHRALLLGITLLAASSLYLTWSLVEFAKSVKNLVAVKAHARRSHVIRPLDSYSFIGGDHPKRLPIEEKLVKMVVQESVHFDLVAPESEQEWLWTASVGDGHIRLGKEKRMFAVAMFHELHCLRAIRNVIEKGWNNFTLPRQHHILHCFNYLRQYTLCSADATLEPGDFTKRNFTAERFGATHTCVDWEPAYEIAEEKWSEWTEFRVAHGIPWHDDVT